In Amphiprion ocellaris isolate individual 3 ecotype Okinawa chromosome 3, ASM2253959v1, whole genome shotgun sequence, one genomic interval encodes:
- the LOC111587222 gene encoding myosin heavy chain, fast skeletal muscle-like, which produces MSTDAEMAIYGKAAIYLRKPEKERIEAQNKPFDAKSACYVADAKELYLKGTIIKKDGGKVTVKVLDTQEERTVKEDDVSPMNPPKFDKIEDMAMMTHLNEASVLYNLKERYAAWMIYTYSGLFCATVNPYKWLPVYDAEVVAAYRGKKRMEAPPHIFSVSDNAYQNMLTDRENQSVLITGESGAGKTVNTKRVIQYFATISVGGGDKKKEAAGAGKIQGSLEDQIIAANPLLEAYGNAKTVRNDNSSRFGKFIRIHFGTTGKLASADIETYLLEKSRVTFQLPDERGYHIFYQMMTNHKPELIELALISTNPYDFPMCSMGQITVASIDDKVELEATDNAIDILGFSGEEKMSIYKMTGAVLHHGNMKFKQKQREEQAEPDGTEDADKVAYLLGLNSADMLKALCYPRVKVGNEYVTKGQTVPQVLNSVTALAKSIYERMFLWMVIRINQMLDTKQQRNFFIGVLDIAGFEIFDFNSMEQLCINFTNEKLQQFFNHHMFVLEQEEYKKEGIIWEFIDFGMDLAACIELIEKPMGIFSILEEECMFPKATDTSFKNKLYDQHLGKNKAFEKPKPAKGKAEAHFSLVHYAGTVDYNIAGWLDKNKDPLNESVVQLYQKSSVKLLALLYPPVVEESSGGGKKGGKKKGGSMQTVSSQFRENLGKLMTNLRSTHPHFVRCLIPNESKTPGLMENFLVIHQLRCNGVLEGIRICRKGFPSRILYGDFKQRYKVLNASVIPEGQFIDNKKAAEKLLGSIDVDHDQYRFGHTKVFFKAGLLGTLEEMRDDKLAALVTMTQALCRAYLMRKEFVKMTERRDAIFTIQYNVRSFMNVKHWPWMKVYYKIKPLLKSAETEKELAQMKDNYEKMQGDLAAALAKKKELEEKMVSLLQEKNDLQLQVASESENLVDAEERCEGLIKSKIQLEAKLKETTERLEDEEEINAELTAKKRKLEDECSELKKDIDDLELTLAKVEKEKHATENKVKNLTEEMASQDESIAKLTKEKKALQEAHQQTLDDLQAEEDKVNTLTKAKTKLEQQVDDLEGSLEQEKKLRMDLERAKRKLEGDLKLAQESIMDLENDKQQSEEKTKKKDFEISQLLSKIEDEQSMGAQLQKKIKELQARIEELEEEIEAERAARAKVEKQRADLSRELEEISERLEEAGGATAAQIEMNKKREAEFQKLRRDLEESTLQHEATAAALRKKQADSVAELGEQIDNLQRVKQKLEKEKSEYKMEIDDLSSNMEAVAKAKGNLEKMCRTLEDQLSELKTKNDENIRQLNDAGAQKARLLTENGEFGRQIEEKEALVSQLTRGKQAFTQQIEELKRQIEEEVKAKNALAHGLQSARHDCDLLREQFEEEQEAKAELQRGMSKANSEVAQWRTKYETDAIQRTEELEEAKKKLAQRLQEAEEQIEAVNSKCASLEKTKQRLQSEVEDLMIDVERANGLAANLDKKQRNFDKVLAEWKQKYEEGQAELEGAQKEARTLGTELFKMKNSYEEALDQLETMKRENKNLQQEISDLTEQIGETGKSIHELEKAKKQVETEKSEIQTALEEAEGTLEHEESKILRVQLELNQIKGEVDRKLAEKDEEMEQIKRNSQRVIDSMQSTLDSEVRSRNDALRIKKKMEGDLNEMEIQLSHANRQASESQKQLRNVQAQLKDAQLHLDDAVRAQDDLKEQAAMVDRRNGLMVAEIEELRAALEQTERSRKVAEQELVDASERVGLLHSQNTSLLNTKKKLEADLVQIQSEVDDTVQEARNAEEKAKKAITDAAMMAEELKKEQDTSAHLERMKKNLEVAVKDLQHRLDEAENLAMKGGKKQLQKLESRVRELESEVEAEQRRGADAVKGVRKYERRVKELTYQTEEDKKNVTRLQDLVDKLQLKVKAYKRQAEEAEEQANVHLSKCRKIQHELEEAEERADIAESQVNKLRAKSRDSGKGKEAAE; this is translated from the exons ATGAGTACGGACGCGGAGATGGCCATTTATGGCAAAGCTGCCATTTATCTCCGTAAGCCAGAGAAGGAGAGAATTGAGGCTCAAAACAAACCTTTCGATGCCAAGAGCGCCTGCTATGTAGCTGATGCCAAAGAGCTGTACCTGAAGGGAACCATCATCAAGAAAGACGGTGGCAAAGTCACTGTCAAAGTCTTGGACACTCAGGAG GAGAGGACAGTTAAAGAAGATGACGTCTCTCCAATGAACCCTCCCAAGTTCGACAAAATTGAGGACATGGCCATGATGACCCACCTCAATGAAGCCTCTGTGTTGTATAACCTCAAAGAGCGATATGCAGCCTGGATGATCTAT ACCTACTCTGGCTTGTTCTGTGCCACCGTAAACCCCTACAAGTGGCTCCCTGTGTACGATGCTGAAGTTGTGGCTGCCTACAGAGGCAAGAAGCGTATGGAGGCTCCACCCCACAtcttctctgtctctgacaACGCTTATCAGAACATGCTTACCG aCAGGGAGAACCAGTCTGTCTTGATCAC TGGAGAATCTGGTGCCGGAAAGACTGTGAACACCAAGCGTGTCATCCAGTACTTTGCCACAATCTCAGTTGGAGGTGGAGACAAGAAGAAGGAAGCAGCAGGAGCCGGAAAAATTCAG GGCTCACTGGAGGATCAGATTATTGCTGCCAATCCTCTGCTGGAGGCTTACGGTAATGCCAAAACTGTGAGGAATGACAACTCCTCTCGTTTC GGTAAATTCATCAGAATCCATTTCGGCACAACTGGAAAACTGGCTAGTGCTGACATTGAGACAT ATCTGCTGGAGAAGTCTAGAGTGACATTCCAGCTTCCTGATGAGAGAGGCTACCACATCTTCTACCAGATGATGACCAACCACAAACCTGAGCTGATTG AGTTGGCTCTCATCTCAACCAACCCCTACGACTTCCCCATGTGCAGTATGGGTCAGATCACTGTGGCCAGTATTGATGACAAAGTTGAGCTGGAAGCCACAGAT AACGCCATTGACATCCTGGGCTTCAGTGGTGAGGAGAAGATGAGCATCTACAAGATGACTGGTGCTGTGCTTCACCATGGTAACATGAAGTTCAAGCAGAAGCAGCGTGAGGAGCAGGCTGAGCCCGATGGCACAGAGG ATGCTGACAAGGTTGCTTACCTGTTGGGTCTCAACTCTGCTGACATGCTGAAGGCTCTGTGCTATCCCAGAGTGAAAGTCGGAAATGAGTATGTCACCAAGGGACAGACTGTTCCTCAG GTGCTGAACTCAGTGACTGCCCTGGCCAAGTCCATCTATGAAAGGATGTTCTTGTGGATGGTCATCCGTATCAACCAGATGTTGGACACAAAGCAGCAAAGGAATTTCTTCATTGGTGTCCTGGATATTGCTGGctttgaaatctttgat TTCAACAGCATGGAGCAGCTGTGCATCAATTTCACCAAtgagaaactgcagcagttCTTCAACCACCACATGTTCGTCCTGGAGCAAGAGGAGTACAAGAAGGAGGGTATCATCTGGGAGTTCATTGACTTCGGTATGGACTTGGCTGCCTGCATTGAGCTGATTGAGAAG CCCATGGGCATCTTCTCCATCCTTGAAGAGGAGTGCATGTTCCCCAAGGCCACTGACACATCCTTCAAGAACAAGCTGTATGACCAGCATCTTGGCAAAAACAAGGCATTTGAGAAGCCAAAGCCTGCCAAGGGCAAGGCTGAGGCCCACTTCTCCCTGGTGCACTATGCCGGTACTGTGGACTACAATATCGCTGGCTGGCTGGACAAGAACAAGGACCCACTGAATGAGTCTGTTGTGCAGCTGTACCAGAAGTCCTCAGTTAAACTGTTGGCTCTTCTGTATCCTCCTGTTGTTGAGG AGAGCAGTGGCGGCGGCAAGAAGGGAGGCAAGAAGAAGGGTGGCTCTATGCAGACTGTGTCTTCACAGTTCAGG GAGAACTTGGGCAAGCTGATGACTAACTTGAGGAGCACCCACCCTCACTTTGTGCGTTGCCTGATTCCCAATGAGTCAAAGACTCCAG gtctgatggagaatTTCCTGGTTATCCACCAGCTCAGGTGTAATGGTGTCCTGGAGGGTATCAGAATCTGCAGGAAAGGTTTCCCCAGCAGAATCCTTTATGGTGACTTCAAGCAGAG ATACAAGGTACTGAATGCCAGTGTCATCCCTGAGGGCCAGTTCATTGACAACAAGAAGGCTGCAGAGAAGCTGCTTGGGTCAATTGATGTTGATCATGACCAGTACAGATTCGGACACACCAAG GTATTCTTCAAGGCCGGTCTGCTGGGTACCCTTGAGGAGATGAGAGATGATAAGCTGGCAGCTCTGGTCACCATGACTCAGGCTCTCTGCCGTGCTTACCTCATGAGAAAGGAGTTTGTCAAGATGACGGAGAGGAG GGATGCCATCTTTACCATCCAGTACAATGTCCGCTCATTCATGAATGTCAAACACTGGCCATGGATGAAGGTGTACTACAAGATCAAGCCTCTGCTGAAGAGTGCTGAGACTGAGAAGGAGCTGGCCCAGATGAAGGACAACTATGAGAAGATGCAAGGTGACCTGGCTGCTGCCTTGGCTAAGAAGAAGGAACTGGAGGAGAAGATGGTGTCTCTTCTGCAGGAGAAGAACGATTTGCAGCTGCAAGTAGCATCT GAATCAGAGAATCTGGTAGATGCTGAGGAGAGATGCGAAGGTCTCATCAAGAGCAAGATTCAGCTGGAGGCCAAACTCAAAGAGACCACTGAGAGactggaggatgaagaggaaatCAATGCTGAGCTCACTGCCAAGAAGAGAAAGCTGGAGGACGAATGCTCTGAGCTAAAGAAAGATATTGATGACCTGGAGCTTACCTTGGCCAAAGTGGAAAAGGAGAAACACGCCACTGAGAACAAG GTGAAGAACCTGACTGAGGAGATGGCCTCTCAGGATGAGAGCATTGCTAAGCTGACCAAGGAGAAGAAAGCCCTTCAGGAGGCTCATCAGCAGACTCTGGATGACCTGCAGGCTGAGGAAGACAAAGTCAACACTCTGACCAAGGCCAAGACCAAGCTTGAGCAGCAAGTCGATGAT CTTGAGGGCTCTCTGGAGCAAGAGAAGAAGCTTCGTATGGACCTTGAGAGAGCCAAGAGGAAGCTGGAGGGTGATCTGAAACTGGCCCAGGAATCCATCATGGATCTTGAGAACGACAAGCAGCAGTCCGAGGAGAAAACTAAAAA GAAGGACTTTGAAATTAGCCAGCTCCTTAGCAAGATTGAGGATGAGCAGTCAATGGGTGCCCAGCTTCAGAAGAAGATCAAGGAGCTTCAG GCCCGCATTGAGGAACTGGAGGAGGAGATTGAGGCTGAGCGTGCTGCTCGTGCCAAGGTTGAGAAGCAGAGGGCTGACCTCTCCAGGGAACTTGAGGAGATCAGCGAGAGGCTGGAGGAGGCCGGTGGTGCAACTGCTGCTCAGATTGAGATGAACAAGAAGCGTGAAGCTGAGTTCCAGAAGCTCCGTCGTGACCTTGAGGAATCTACTCTGCAGCATGAAGCCACGGCTGCTGCTCTTCGCAAGAAGCAGGCCGACAGCGTCGCTGAGCTGGGAGAGCAGATCGACAACCTGCAGCGCGTCAAGCAGAAgcttgagaaggagaagagtgAATACAAGATGGAGATTGATGACCTCTCCAGCAACATGGAGGCTGTTGCTAAAGCAAAG GGAAATCTTGAAAAGATGTGCCGTACTCTTGAGGACCAACTTAGCGAACTGAAGACCAAGAATGATGAAAACATCCGCCAGTTGAATGATGCAGGTGCACAGAAAGCTCGTCTCCTCACAGAAAACG GTGAGTTTGGCCGTCAAATTGAGGAGAAAGAGGCTCTTGTATCCCAGCTGACCAGAGGCAAACAGGCCTTCACTCAGCAGATTGAGGAGCTGAAGAGGCAGATTGAAGAGGAGGTTAAG GCCAAGAATGCTCTTGCCCATGGACTGCAATCTGCCCGCCATGACTGCGACCTGCTGAGGGAGCAGtttgaggaggagcaggaggccaAGGCTGAGCTGCAGCGTGGAATGTCCAAGGCTAACAGTGAGGTGGCTCAGTGGAGAACTAAGTATGAAACCGACGCTATCCAGCGCACAGAGGAGCTTGAGGAAGCCAA GAAAAAGTTGGCTCAGCGCCTTCAGGAGGCTGAGGAGCAGATTGAGGCTGTCAATTCCAAATGTGCCTCTCTGGAGAAGACCAAACAGAGGCTCCAGAGTGAGGTGGAGGACCTCATGATTGATGTGGAGAGAGCTAATGGGCTGGCTGCCAACCTGGACAAGAAGCAGAGGAACTTTGACAAG GTGCTGGCAGAGTGGAAGCAGAAGTATGAGGAGGGTCAGGCAGAGCTTGAGGGAGCTCAGAAGGAGGCTCGTACTCTTGGCACTGAGCTGTTCAAGATGAAGAACTCTTATGAGGAGGCTCTGGATCAGCTGGAGACCATGAAGCGTGAAAACAAGAACCTGCAGC AGGAGATCTCGGATCTGACTGAACAGATTGGTGAGACTGGCAAGAGCATCCATGAGCTGGAGAAGGCCAAGAAGCAGGTGGAGACAGAGAAGTCTGAGATCCAGACAGCTCTTGAAGAGGCTGAG GGAACTCTGGAGCATGAGGAGTCTAAGATCCTGCGTGTCCAGCTGGAGCTGAACCAGATTAAGGGTGAGGTTGACAGGAAGCTGGCAGAGAAAGATGAGGAGATGGAGCAGATCAAGAGGAACAGCCAGAGGGTGATTGACTCCATGCAGAGCACTCTGGATTCTGAGGTCAGGAGCAGAAACGATGCCCTGAGAATCaagaagaagatggagggaGATCTGAACGAGATGGAGATTCAGCTGAGCCACGCCAATCGCCAGGCTTCTGAGTCCCAGAAACAGCTGAGGAATGTGCAGGCACAGCTCAAG GATGCTCAACTGCACCTTGATGATGCTGTCAGAGCCCAGGATGACCTGAAGGAACAGGCTGCTATGGTGGACCGCAGGAACGGTCTGATGGTGGCTGAAATCGAGGaacttagggctgctctggaacagacagagagaagccGCAAAGTCGCGGAGCAGGAGCTGGTGGATGCCAGTGAGCGTGTTGGACTTCTGCACTCTCAG AACACAAGCCTGCTGAACACCAAGAAGAAGCTCGAGGCTGACCTGGTCCAGATCCAGAGTGAAGTGGATGACACTGTTCAGGAAGCAAGGAATGCAGAGGAGAAGGCCAAGAAGGCTATCACTGAT GCTGCTATGATGgctgaggagctgaagaaggagcAGGACACCAGTGCTCAcctggagaggatgaagaagaacctggaggTTGCTGTTAAGGACCTGCAGCACCGTCTGGATGAGGCTGAGAACCTGGCCATGAAGGGTGGCAAGAAGCAGCTCCAGAAACTCGAGTCTAGA GTACGTGAGTTGGAGTCTGAGGTTGAGGCTGAGCAGAGACGTGGTGCAGATGCCGTGAAGGGTGTCCGCAAATATGAGAGGAGAGTGAAGGAACTCACCTATCAG ACTGAGGAGGACAAGAAGAACGTTACCAGGCTGCAGGACCTGGTTGACAAGCTGCAGCTGAAGGTGAAGGCCTACAAGAGGCAGGCTGAGGAAGCG GAGGAGCAGGCCAATGTTCATCTGTCCAAGTGCAGGAAGATCCAGCAtgagctggaggaggctgagGAGCGTGCTGACATTGCTGAATCCCAGGTCAACAAGCTCAGAGCTAAGAGCCGGGACTCTGGCAAG GGAAAGGAAGCAGCTGAGTAA